A single window of Pseudarthrobacter psychrotolerans DNA harbors:
- the gcvP gene encoding aminomethyl-transferring glycine dehydrogenase, with protein MSVNSASATFVDRHIGARRQADIDTMLKAVGYSTVDAMVDTAVPDSIRQAKPLALKDALSEVEVLAELRKLASKNKTAVQMIGQGYYDTVTPAVIRRNILEAPAWYTAYTPYQPEISQGRLEALLNFQTMVQDLVGLPIANASLLDEATAVAEAVLMMRRANKNKAAHDGKTVLDADVMPQTIAVVKGRAEALGFEVEVADLSQGLPEGVINGIVLQQPGVSGRVFDHADVIAAAKERGALVTVAADLLALTLITPPGEQGADIAVGSTQRFGVPLFFGGPHAAYMAVAKGLERSMPGRLVGVSKDDAGVPAYRLALQTREQHIRREKATSNICTAQALLAIVSSFYAVYHGPDGLKAIAETTHSHAATIAASLKAAGLDVLHTSFFDTVTVSVPGRAAALVAAAEAKGINLRPIDGDTVGLSADETTTPAIVAGVLGVFGAAAVDAAAGTDTEFALDTAVERSSEYLQHPVFNTHRSETQLLRYIRRLSDRDLALDRTMIPLGSCTMKLNATAEMEAISWPEFASIHPFAPDSQTVGWRELIADLEDQLTEITGYDQVSLQPNAGSQGELAGLLAIRGYHLSRGDDQRTFCLIPASAHGTNAASAVLAGMKVVVVATAADGSIDHADLNAKIEANKDVLSAIMITYPSTHGVYDADVTEICDAVHAAGGQVYVDGANLNALVGLAQPGKFGGDVSHLNLHKTFCIPHGGGGPGVGPVAAKAHLAPFMPGDANKAAHEAGHGVAISASNYGSAGVLPISWAYVKLMGAEGLTEATKSALLAANYVAARLNEYFPVLYTGEGGLVAHECILDLRELTAKTGVTAEDVAKRLIDYGFHAPTLAFPVAGTLMVEPTESEDLVEIDRFIDAMITIRKEIDQVANGDFTVENSPLRHAPHTASAVVSSDWNREYPREQAAFPVHHLKQDKYFPPVGRIDGAAGDRNLICSCPPLSEFED; from the coding sequence GTGAGTGTTAATTCGGCCTCGGCCACTTTCGTTGACCGGCATATCGGCGCCCGCCGCCAGGCCGATATCGACACCATGCTCAAGGCCGTTGGCTACAGCACCGTGGACGCGATGGTGGATACTGCCGTCCCCGACTCCATCCGCCAGGCCAAGCCACTGGCCCTCAAGGACGCCCTCAGCGAGGTCGAGGTCCTGGCCGAGCTGCGGAAGCTCGCTTCGAAGAACAAGACGGCTGTGCAGATGATCGGCCAGGGCTACTACGACACCGTGACGCCCGCCGTGATCCGCCGGAACATCCTCGAGGCCCCGGCCTGGTACACCGCCTACACCCCGTACCAGCCCGAGATTTCCCAGGGCCGCCTCGAGGCTTTGCTGAACTTCCAGACCATGGTCCAGGACCTCGTGGGCCTGCCCATCGCCAACGCCTCCCTGCTGGATGAAGCCACCGCCGTCGCCGAAGCCGTCCTCATGATGCGCCGCGCCAACAAGAACAAAGCCGCCCACGATGGCAAGACCGTCCTCGACGCCGACGTCATGCCGCAGACCATCGCGGTCGTCAAGGGCCGCGCCGAAGCCCTCGGTTTCGAAGTGGAGGTCGCTGACCTGTCCCAGGGCCTGCCCGAGGGCGTCATCAACGGCATCGTCCTGCAGCAGCCCGGCGTCTCCGGCCGCGTGTTCGACCACGCCGACGTCATCGCCGCAGCCAAGGAGCGCGGCGCGCTCGTCACGGTCGCTGCCGACCTGTTGGCGCTGACGCTGATCACGCCTCCGGGGGAGCAGGGCGCTGACATCGCCGTCGGTTCCACGCAACGTTTCGGGGTGCCGCTGTTCTTCGGCGGCCCGCACGCCGCGTACATGGCGGTCGCGAAGGGCCTGGAGCGGTCCATGCCCGGCCGCCTGGTGGGTGTGTCCAAGGACGACGCCGGTGTCCCCGCGTACCGCCTGGCGCTGCAGACCCGTGAGCAGCACATCCGCCGTGAGAAGGCCACGTCCAACATCTGCACCGCGCAGGCGCTGCTGGCCATCGTCTCCTCCTTCTACGCCGTCTACCACGGCCCCGACGGCCTCAAGGCAATCGCCGAGACCACGCACAGCCACGCTGCAACCATCGCCGCATCGCTGAAGGCGGCCGGCCTGGACGTGCTGCACACAAGCTTCTTTGATACCGTCACGGTTTCCGTGCCCGGCAGAGCCGCCGCTCTTGTTGCCGCCGCGGAAGCCAAGGGCATCAACCTGCGCCCCATCGACGGCGACACCGTGGGGCTCTCCGCCGACGAAACCACAACCCCGGCCATCGTGGCCGGCGTGCTGGGAGTCTTTGGTGCCGCAGCGGTGGACGCGGCCGCCGGCACTGACACTGAGTTCGCGCTGGATACCGCCGTCGAACGTTCCTCCGAGTACCTGCAGCACCCGGTGTTCAACACGCACCGTTCCGAGACCCAGCTGCTGCGTTACATCCGCAGGCTGAGTGACCGGGACCTGGCTCTGGACCGGACCATGATCCCGCTGGGTTCCTGCACCATGAAGCTGAACGCCACCGCGGAGATGGAAGCCATTTCGTGGCCGGAGTTCGCCTCCATCCACCCGTTCGCCCCGGACTCCCAGACCGTGGGCTGGCGCGAACTCATCGCCGACCTCGAAGACCAGCTGACGGAAATCACCGGCTACGATCAGGTGTCCCTGCAGCCGAACGCCGGGTCCCAGGGTGAGCTTGCGGGCCTGCTGGCCATCCGCGGCTACCACCTGTCTCGCGGCGATGACCAGCGCACGTTCTGCCTGATCCCGGCCTCGGCCCACGGCACCAACGCCGCCTCGGCTGTCCTGGCCGGCATGAAGGTCGTCGTTGTCGCGACCGCGGCGGACGGCAGCATCGATCACGCCGATTTGAATGCCAAGATCGAGGCGAACAAGGACGTCCTCTCGGCCATCATGATCACCTACCCCTCCACCCACGGCGTGTACGACGCGGACGTGACCGAAATCTGCGACGCCGTGCATGCTGCCGGTGGCCAGGTCTACGTGGACGGCGCCAACCTGAATGCGCTTGTGGGACTGGCGCAGCCGGGCAAGTTCGGCGGCGACGTCTCGCACCTGAACCTGCACAAGACCTTCTGCATCCCGCACGGCGGCGGCGGCCCCGGTGTTGGCCCGGTCGCGGCCAAGGCCCACCTGGCACCGTTTATGCCAGGGGACGCCAACAAGGCAGCGCACGAAGCCGGCCACGGCGTGGCCATCTCAGCTTCCAACTACGGTTCCGCCGGCGTCCTGCCGATCTCCTGGGCGTATGTGAAGCTCATGGGCGCCGAGGGCCTGACCGAGGCGACGAAGTCGGCACTGCTCGCGGCCAACTACGTCGCGGCCCGCCTGAACGAGTACTTCCCGGTCCTCTACACCGGCGAAGGCGGTCTGGTGGCGCATGAGTGCATCCTGGACCTGCGTGAGCTGACGGCGAAGACCGGCGTCACCGCGGAAGATGTGGCCAAGCGCCTCATCGACTACGGCTTCCACGCCCCCACCCTCGCGTTCCCGGTTGCCGGCACGCTGATGGTGGAACCCACCGAGTCCGAGGACCTCGTGGAGATCGACCGGTTCATCGACGCGATGATCACCATCCGCAAGGAAATCGACCAGGTGGCCAACGGCGACTTCACCGTGGAGAACAGCCCGCTGCGCCACGCACCCCACACCGCGTCCGCCGTCGTGAGTTCCGACTGGAACCGCGAGTACCCGCGTGAGCAGGCCGCGTTCCCGGTCCACCACCTCAAGCAGGACAAGTACTTCCCGCCCGTGGGCCGCATCGACGGCGCAGCCGGGGACCGCAACCTGATCTGCTCCTGCCCGCCGCTGTCGGAGTTCGAAGACTAG